The DNA region CCCAAATCAAGAAAATGAGACCGTTAAATTAAGAAAGGAAAGATAAAAAATTAAAAATGATTAAAACAATAAAAGAACAGTTTCTGAAAATAAAAAAACATCAGTTCCTGTTCGAGGAACTCGTCAAACGTGATTTCAAGAAAAAATACAAAAGGACCGCCCTCGGAATGCTCTGGAGCCTCGTCTCCCCGCTCATGCAGCTCCTTGTCATGAGCGTAGTGTTCACCCATTTCTTCGGCCAGAACAAACCTCACTACATGATCTACCTCTTCGCCGGAAACCTCACATTCTCCTTCTTCAAGGACTCCACCAACGGCGGAATGAACTCTCTTATGCAGAATTCAAATATAATCACCAAGATAAATCTTCCGAAATACATGTTTCTTCTTTCCAAAAACGTCGCATCACTCATCAATTTCGGACTTACACTAATCATCTTCTTCCTTTTCGTGGCATTTGACGGCATACCTTTTTCTTTCCGGTTTTTCGCACTCATCTATCCGATAATCTGTCTCATCATCTTCAACATCGGCGTCGGACTCATCCTTTCAGCACTG from Ruminococcus sp. HUN007 includes:
- a CDS encoding ABC transporter permease — its product is MIKTIKEQFLKIKKHQFLFEELVKRDFKKKYKRTALGMLWSLVSPLMQLLVMSVVFTHFFGQNKPHYMIYLFAGNLTFSFFKDSTNGGMNSLMQNSNIITKINLPKYMFLLSKNVASLINFGLTLIIFFLFVAFDGIPFSFRFFALIYPIICLIIFNIGVGLILSALFVLFKDIQYLYDIFTMMLSYMSAIFYYTDTYSPRTQVLFHANPIYVYITYFRDVVIYGYIPGWKTHLLCFGYACIALLAGALIYKKYNYKFMYYM